One window of the Aquila chrysaetos chrysaetos chromosome 8, bAquChr1.4, whole genome shotgun sequence genome contains the following:
- the NKAPD1 gene encoding uncharacterized protein NKAPD1 isoform X1 has protein sequence MSRVPVGKVLLRNVIRHTGAHNKIQEETEMWKIREWEKQTEETYWKRQSRMLSDTSSSRMRSDGFDEEGHRADWKTKNSQFLDLVEDDLLRARSWNKKLYECEANMPDRWGHSGYKELYPEEFDTDSDQQEGDEQNAVNGKKKSHLGKQTARESHKRKKTKKSHKKKQKKRSHKKRKKKKKEQGRTSSDSSQESECSEEETSSTQKGKHKRKKKTRKVPAREPTSSSGQESDFSHASSSTTSSSEDSESEEKKEKRPPKKRKKRQNSVSERHSEVPEKRSKRKNWKVAADEKSEDSSDED, from the exons ATGTCCCGGGTGCCGGTGGGAAAGGTGCTGCTGCGGAACGTCATCCGGCACACGGGCGCGCACAACAAG ATtcaggaagagacagaaatgtggaaaataagGGAGTGGGAGAAGCAGACAGAAGAGACTTActggaaaaggcaaagcagaatGCTGTCGGACACCTCCAG cagtcGGATGCGCAGTGATGGCTTTGATGAGGAGGGCCACAGGGctgactggaaaacaaagaactCACAATTTCTTGACCTAGTCGAAGATGATCTCCTTAGGGCCCGATCCTGGAATAAAAAGCTATATGAATGTGAAGCCAACATGCCAGACAG gtGGGGTCACAGTGGTTATAAAGAGTTGTACCCTGAAGAATTTGATACGGATAG TGACCAGCAAGAAGGAGATGAACAAAATGCTGTCaatgggaagaagaaatctcATCTGGGAAAGCAAACTGCCCGTGAGTCGCACAAAcggaaaaaaacaaagaagtcacacaagaagaagcaaaaaaagcGATCGCACAAAAAGcgaaagaaaaagaaaaaggagcaggGGAGAACATCATCAGATTCTTCCCAGGAGAGTGAGTGCTCAGAAGAGGAGACTTCAAGCACCCAGAAAGGGAAACACAAGCGCAAGAAAAAGACCAGGAAAGTGCCTGCCAGGGAACCTACCTCTTCTTCTGGGCAGGAAAGTGACTTTTCTCATGCAAGCAGCTCAACCACCAGCAGCTCTGAGGACAGTGaatctgaggagaaaaaagagaaacggcccccaaaaaagagaaagaaacgTCAGAATTCCGTGTCAGAGAGGCACAGTGAAGTACCAGAGAAGAGGAGCAAGAGGAAGAACTGGAAGGTGGCCGCTGATGAAAAATCGGAGGATAGCTCAGATGAGGACTGA
- the SDHD gene encoding succinate dehydrogenase [ubiquinone] cytochrome b small subunit, mitochondrial has protein sequence MAALVLLRAGLAQPRGAQMALLRRSLGRRPAVLAAVADRSAPARQSHSPPQQGHGTSKAASLHWTGERAVSVLLLGLLPAAYLYPGPAMDYSLAAALTLHGHWGLGQVITDYIHGDTSIKLANTGLYVLSAVTFAGLCYFNYYDVGICKAVAMLWSL, from the exons ATGGCGGCCCTGGTGCTGCTGCGGGCGGGGCTGGCGCAGCCCCGCGGCGCCCAGATGG CTCTCCTCAGGAGGAGCCTTGGCCGCCGCCCCGCGGTCCTGGCGGCCGTCGCCGATCGGAGCGCCCCGGCCCGGCAAAGCCACAGTCCGCCCCAGCAGGGCCACG GCACTTCCAAGGCTGCGTCTTTGCACTGGACAGGTGAGCGAGCTGTCAGTGTCCTCTTGCTGGGTCTCCTTCCTGCAGCCTACCTGTATCCTGGACCAGCCATGGACTATTCGCTGGCTGCAGCCCTCACTCTCCATGGCCACTG GGGTCTTGGACAGGTTATAACTGACTACATCCATGGAGATACATCCATTAAACTGGCCAATACAGGTCTGTACGTACTGTCGGCTGTTACCTTCGCTGGCCTCTGCTACTTTAACTATTATGATGTTGGTATCTGCAAGGCTGTTGCCATGCTGTGGAGCCTCTAA
- the IL18 gene encoding interleukin-18 gives MSGEEILVCAVQLGENFCLYFADDDGLECDAFCKEKILHRVLRNVNSQLLVVRPDLNMAAFEDVTDQEMKSGNGMHFNIHYYKTTTPSAGMPVAFSVQVEDKSYYMCCEKECGKMIVRFREGEVPKEIPGESNVIFFKKTFTSCSSRAFKFEYSLEQGMFLAFEEEGSLRKLILKKLSREDEVDETTKISF, from the exons ATGAGTGGTGAAGAGATTCTTGTGTGTGCAGTACAACTTGGAGAAAATTTCTGCCTCTATTTTGCAG ATGACGATG GGCTAGAATGTGATGccttttgtaaggaaaaaattctccACCGAGTCCTTCGAAATGTAAATAGCCAGTTGCTTGTGGTTCGACCAGATTTAAACATGGCAGCTTTTGAAGATGTGACAGATCAGGAGATGAAATCTG GCAATGGAATGCATTTCAACATTCACTACTACAAAACTACCACACCTTCAGCAGGGATGCCTGTTGCATTCAGCGTCCAGGTAGAAGATAAAAGTTATTACATGTGTTGTGAGAAAGAATGTGGAAAAATGATAGTTCGATTTAGG GAAGGAGAAGTTCCCAAAGAAATTCCTGGTGAAAGCAACGtaatctttttcaaaaagacGTTTACATCTTGTAGCTCCAGAGCATTTAAGTTTGAATACTCACTAGAACAAGGAATGTTCTTGGCCTTTGAGGAAGAAGGCtccttaagaaaattaattctaaagaAATTGTCAAGAGAAGATGAAGTGGATGAAACCACGAAGATAAGTTTCTAA
- the NKAPD1 gene encoding uncharacterized protein NKAPD1 isoform X2, producing MWKIREWEKQTEETYWKRQSRMLSDTSSSRMRSDGFDEEGHRADWKTKNSQFLDLVEDDLLRARSWNKKLYECEANMPDRWGHSGYKELYPEEFDTDSDQQEGDEQNAVNGKKKSHLGKQTARESHKRKKTKKSHKKKQKKRSHKKRKKKKKEQGRTSSDSSQESECSEEETSSTQKGKHKRKKKTRKVPAREPTSSSGQESDFSHASSSTTSSSEDSESEEKKEKRPPKKRKKRQNSVSERHSEVPEKRSKRKNWKVAADEKSEDSSDED from the exons atgtggaaaataagGGAGTGGGAGAAGCAGACAGAAGAGACTTActggaaaaggcaaagcagaatGCTGTCGGACACCTCCAG cagtcGGATGCGCAGTGATGGCTTTGATGAGGAGGGCCACAGGGctgactggaaaacaaagaactCACAATTTCTTGACCTAGTCGAAGATGATCTCCTTAGGGCCCGATCCTGGAATAAAAAGCTATATGAATGTGAAGCCAACATGCCAGACAG gtGGGGTCACAGTGGTTATAAAGAGTTGTACCCTGAAGAATTTGATACGGATAG TGACCAGCAAGAAGGAGATGAACAAAATGCTGTCaatgggaagaagaaatctcATCTGGGAAAGCAAACTGCCCGTGAGTCGCACAAAcggaaaaaaacaaagaagtcacacaagaagaagcaaaaaaagcGATCGCACAAAAAGcgaaagaaaaagaaaaaggagcaggGGAGAACATCATCAGATTCTTCCCAGGAGAGTGAGTGCTCAGAAGAGGAGACTTCAAGCACCCAGAAAGGGAAACACAAGCGCAAGAAAAAGACCAGGAAAGTGCCTGCCAGGGAACCTACCTCTTCTTCTGGGCAGGAAAGTGACTTTTCTCATGCAAGCAGCTCAACCACCAGCAGCTCTGAGGACAGTGaatctgaggagaaaaaagagaaacggcccccaaaaaagagaaagaaacgTCAGAATTCCGTGTCAGAGAGGCACAGTGAAGTACCAGAGAAGAGGAGCAAGAGGAAGAACTGGAAGGTGGCCGCTGATGAAAAATCGGAGGATAGCTCAGATGAGGACTGA
- the NKAPD1 gene encoding uncharacterized protein NKAPD1 isoform X3 — MRSDGFDEEGHRADWKTKNSQFLDLVEDDLLRARSWNKKLYECEANMPDRWGHSGYKELYPEEFDTDSDQQEGDEQNAVNGKKKSHLGKQTARESHKRKKTKKSHKKKQKKRSHKKRKKKKKEQGRTSSDSSQESECSEEETSSTQKGKHKRKKKTRKVPAREPTSSSGQESDFSHASSSTTSSSEDSESEEKKEKRPPKKRKKRQNSVSERHSEVPEKRSKRKNWKVAADEKSEDSSDED, encoded by the exons ATGCGCAGTGATGGCTTTGATGAGGAGGGCCACAGGGctgactggaaaacaaagaactCACAATTTCTTGACCTAGTCGAAGATGATCTCCTTAGGGCCCGATCCTGGAATAAAAAGCTATATGAATGTGAAGCCAACATGCCAGACAG gtGGGGTCACAGTGGTTATAAAGAGTTGTACCCTGAAGAATTTGATACGGATAG TGACCAGCAAGAAGGAGATGAACAAAATGCTGTCaatgggaagaagaaatctcATCTGGGAAAGCAAACTGCCCGTGAGTCGCACAAAcggaaaaaaacaaagaagtcacacaagaagaagcaaaaaaagcGATCGCACAAAAAGcgaaagaaaaagaaaaaggagcaggGGAGAACATCATCAGATTCTTCCCAGGAGAGTGAGTGCTCAGAAGAGGAGACTTCAAGCACCCAGAAAGGGAAACACAAGCGCAAGAAAAAGACCAGGAAAGTGCCTGCCAGGGAACCTACCTCTTCTTCTGGGCAGGAAAGTGACTTTTCTCATGCAAGCAGCTCAACCACCAGCAGCTCTGAGGACAGTGaatctgaggagaaaaaagagaaacggcccccaaaaaagagaaagaaacgTCAGAATTCCGTGTCAGAGAGGCACAGTGAAGTACCAGAGAAGAGGAGCAAGAGGAAGAACTGGAAGGTGGCCGCTGATGAAAAATCGGAGGATAGCTCAGATGAGGACTGA
- the PIH1D2 gene encoding PIH1 domain-containing protein 2, which produces MAGAALASQLWSLLDEMAENEPQAYRRFQRQQRAEAERLCAPPEPHLCLRARPTGVVGKPLFINVCGWKRVPAPKAPTDPTPVSAGPLEEVTGEGDLYSIIDIAYNPDVLQRGEENPEKMEHLIHLTLKFVEERCNLILADLYTVESFKLKGSLETMQQRLKGRRMPTPHLSQNTKKELTLDQLLHTMEAEDCSNVPVLLKDENVTHSKVHLIEEISSTEMPEKLSTPVYEMITVKDTNKKPLKFELKIELPKLSCVSECDLQISKDDIIIEVPEKYKLQLDLPELVDEETTTAVFNKGKRVLFITVPVAKPDP; this is translated from the exons ATGGCGGGCGCGGCGCTGGCCTCGCAGCTCTGGTCGCTGCTGGATGAGATGGCGGAGAACGAGCCCCAAGCCTACCGTCGGTTCCAGCGGCAGCAGCGCGCCGAGGCCGAGCGGCTCTGCGCCCCGCCGGAGCCTCACCTGTGCCTGCGGGCCCGTCCCACG GGAGTCGTCGGGAAGCCGTTGTTCATCAACGTCTGCGGCTGGAAAAGGGTGCCGGCGCCCAAGGCCCCCACTGATCCCACTCCTGTCAGTGCGGGGCCGCTGGAAGAAGTAACTGGCGAAGGAG ACCTTTACAGCATTATAGATATTGCATATAACCCAGATGTTCTtcagaggggagaagaaaacccagaaaaaatgGAGCACTTGATCCATTTGACACTTAAATTCGTTGAGGAACGATGCAACCTTATCCTTGCTGATTTGTACACCGTTGAATCATTCAAACTGAAAGGAAGCCTGGAAACCATGCAGCAACGTCTGAAAGGAAGGCGGATGCCAACTCCACATCTCAGTCAGAACACAAAGAAGG aactgACACTTGATCAGCTGCTACACACTATGGAAGCTGAGGACTGCAGCAATGTTCCTGTGTTGCTGAAGGATGAAAACGTGACACACTCTAAAGTGCATCTGATAGAAGAAATTAGCAGTACTGAAATGCCAGAGAAGCTAAGTACCCCTGTCTATGAAATGATCACCGTGAAGGATACAAACAAGAAACCACTCAAATTTGAACTAAAAATTGAATTGCCTAAGCTTAGCTGTGTTTCTGAGTGTGATCTGCAGATTTCAAAG GATGACATAATCATTGAAGTccctgaaaaatacaaattacaaCTAGATCTGCCAGAATTGGTGGATGAAGAAACAACTACAGCAGTATTTAACAAAGGAAAACGGGTATTGTTTATCACAGTGCCAGTTGCCAAGCCTGATCCTTAA